The following are encoded together in the Bacillus sp. V2I10 genome:
- the zwf gene encoding glucose-6-phosphate dehydrogenase: protein MNTEQKPKAVIVIFGATGDLAKRKLFPSLYRLYRSKKIDADFAVVGVGRRPWTKEEFRSNVSESIQSSIKQSTELEEFSSHFYYHPFDVTNPSSYLELKGILSDMDSKYQIPGNRMFYMAMAPEFFGTIARNLKKEGLTATEGWSRLVIEKPFGHDLPSAQQLNDEIREAFSEDQIYRIDHYLGKQMVQNIEVIRFSNALFESVWNNRYISNIQVTSSEVLGVEDRGRYYENSGALRDMVQNHLMQMVALLAMEPPIKLETDEIRSEKVKVMRALRPMTEKDVADYFVRGQYGKGESEGKTVPGYREESNVDTESNTETYVAGKVMIDNFRWAGVPFYIRTGKRMAAKSTKIVVQFKDLPMNLYSKDVDSKHPNLLVIHIQPDEGITLHLNAKESGGGSYVKPIKLDYCSNCVDQFNTPEAYEKLIYDGLRGDATNFTHWDEVSLSWSYVDTISKAWESAKADFPNYAAGSMGPKAADEMLEKDGFHWWPITDIVE from the coding sequence ATGAATACGGAACAAAAACCAAAAGCAGTTATAGTAATATTCGGAGCAACAGGAGACCTTGCAAAACGCAAGCTTTTCCCCTCTCTCTACCGCCTGTACCGCAGCAAGAAAATCGATGCTGATTTCGCAGTTGTCGGTGTAGGAAGAAGACCCTGGACGAAAGAAGAATTCCGTTCGAATGTCAGTGAATCGATTCAATCATCGATTAAGCAATCAACAGAGCTTGAAGAATTCTCATCACACTTTTATTATCATCCGTTCGATGTGACAAATCCATCTTCATACTTAGAGTTAAAAGGTATCCTGTCAGATATGGACAGCAAGTATCAAATCCCGGGAAACCGGATGTTCTACATGGCCATGGCACCTGAATTCTTCGGAACGATTGCACGCAATCTTAAAAAAGAGGGATTAACTGCAACAGAGGGCTGGAGCCGCCTTGTGATCGAAAAACCGTTTGGACATGATTTGCCTTCAGCACAGCAATTAAATGATGAAATCCGCGAAGCTTTTTCTGAAGATCAAATCTACCGGATTGATCATTACTTAGGAAAGCAAATGGTCCAAAATATAGAAGTGATCCGTTTCTCAAACGCATTGTTTGAGTCTGTCTGGAACAACCGCTATATCTCAAATATCCAGGTTACTTCAAGCGAAGTGCTAGGTGTAGAAGACCGCGGACGTTACTATGAAAACTCCGGCGCACTTCGGGATATGGTCCAGAATCACCTTATGCAGATGGTTGCCCTGCTAGCGATGGAGCCGCCGATTAAGCTTGAAACAGATGAAATCCGATCTGAAAAAGTGAAGGTCATGCGAGCCCTTCGCCCGATGACGGAAAAAGATGTTGCTGATTACTTCGTTCGCGGACAGTACGGCAAGGGCGAATCTGAAGGAAAAACGGTTCCTGGCTACCGCGAGGAAAGCAATGTGGATACCGAATCCAATACAGAAACATACGTAGCAGGCAAAGTCATGATTGATAACTTCAGATGGGCAGGTGTTCCATTCTACATCCGTACAGGAAAACGAATGGCGGCAAAATCCACAAAGATTGTTGTTCAATTTAAAGATTTGCCGATGAACCTATATTCAAAAGATGTCGACAGCAAGCATCCAAACCTGCTCGTCATTCATATTCAGCCTGATGAAGGCATTACCCTTCATTTGAATGCAAAAGAATCAGGCGGCGGATCATATGTGAAACCGATCAAACTCGACTATTGCAGCAATTGTGTCGATCAGTTCAATACGCCTGAAGCCTATGAAAAATTAATCTACGATGGCCTGCGCGGAGATGCTACAAACTTCACGCACTGGGATGAAGTTTCATTATCATGGAGCTATGTTGATACCATCTCTAAAGCATGGGAATCAGCAAAAGCAGACTTCCCTAACTACGCTGCCGGGTCAATGGGCCCGAAAGCAGCAGATGAAATGCTAGAAAAAGACGGCTTTCACTGGTGGCCGATTACAGATATTGTAGAATAA
- a CDS encoding YqaE/Pmp3 family membrane protein has protein sequence MLYLLAILLPPAAVLFVGKPFQALLNLILTLIFYIPGAIHAVLVVKDAKADKRAKKYGSHY, from the coding sequence ATGCTTTATTTACTGGCCATATTGCTGCCGCCTGCAGCCGTGCTTTTTGTTGGCAAACCATTTCAGGCGCTGCTGAATTTGATTTTAACATTGATTTTCTATATTCCGGGAGCCATTCATGCGGTACTGGTTGTAAAAGATGCGAAGGCAGATAAACGAGCGAAAAAGTATGGCAGTCATTATTAA
- the gndA gene encoding NADP-dependent phosphogluconate dehydrogenase, whose translation MSKQQIGVIGLAVMGKNLALNIESRGYSVSVYNRSSDKTEEMLKENSGKNLVGTYSIEEFVQSLETPRKILLMVKAGFATDATIEQLLPHLDKGDILIDGGNTLYTDTQRRNKELAESGIHFIGTGVSGGEEGALKGPSIMPGGQKEAFDLVKPIFEAISAKVDGDPCTTYIGPDGAGHYVKMVHNGIEYGDMQLISEAYFILKNVLGLSAEELHEVFADWNQGELDSYLIEITADIFTKTDEETGKPLVDVILDTAGQKGTGKWTSKSALDLGVPLPIITESVFARFISAMKDERVKASKILSGPAVSPFEGDKAELIEVVRKALYMSKICSYAQGFAQMRAASDEYKWDLQYGDIAMIFRGGCIIRAAFLQKIKDAYDRDANLANLLLDPYFKEIAESYQGALRKVLTVAIEQGVPVPSFSAALSYYDSYRTETLPANLIQAQRDYFGAHTYQRTDKEGIFHTEWMSK comes from the coding sequence ATGTCAAAACAGCAAATTGGCGTCATCGGTTTGGCCGTCATGGGCAAAAACCTCGCTCTTAATATAGAAAGCCGCGGATATTCCGTATCGGTTTATAATCGTTCTTCTGATAAAACAGAAGAGATGCTGAAAGAAAACAGCGGTAAAAATCTGGTTGGTACATACAGCATTGAAGAATTTGTTCAATCACTTGAAACTCCCCGCAAAATTTTGCTGATGGTCAAAGCGGGCTTTGCAACAGATGCTACAATAGAACAATTGCTTCCCCATTTAGATAAAGGGGATATTTTAATTGACGGCGGAAACACGCTGTATACAGACACACAGCGCCGCAACAAGGAGCTTGCCGAGAGCGGCATACACTTCATCGGCACTGGCGTATCCGGCGGTGAAGAAGGGGCACTTAAAGGGCCATCAATTATGCCTGGCGGCCAAAAAGAAGCCTTCGATCTAGTAAAGCCTATTTTCGAAGCGATTTCTGCAAAAGTTGATGGTGATCCATGTACTACATACATCGGTCCTGATGGTGCTGGCCATTATGTGAAAATGGTTCATAACGGCATTGAATACGGCGACATGCAGCTGATTTCAGAAGCTTATTTTATTTTGAAAAATGTTCTAGGTCTATCTGCAGAGGAATTGCATGAAGTATTTGCGGACTGGAATCAAGGCGAGCTTGACAGCTATTTAATTGAAATCACAGCTGACATCTTCACTAAAACGGATGAAGAAACCGGAAAGCCGCTTGTTGACGTCATTTTAGATACTGCAGGCCAAAAAGGCACTGGAAAATGGACAAGCAAAAGCGCCCTTGATTTAGGTGTTCCGCTGCCGATTATTACAGAATCAGTTTTTGCACGATTCATTTCTGCCATGAAGGATGAGCGCGTGAAAGCAAGCAAAATCTTATCAGGACCTGCTGTTTCTCCTTTTGAAGGCGACAAGGCAGAACTGATTGAAGTTGTGCGCAAAGCTCTTTATATGAGTAAAATCTGTTCTTATGCACAAGGTTTCGCTCAAATGAGAGCAGCTTCTGATGAATACAAGTGGGATCTTCAGTACGGCGATATCGCCATGATTTTCAGAGGCGGCTGTATCATTCGCGCTGCATTCCTGCAAAAAATCAAAGATGCATATGACCGTGATGCAAACCTTGCAAACCTGCTGCTTGATCCATACTTTAAAGAAATAGCAGAAAGCTACCAGGGAGCACTTCGCAAAGTCTTAACGGTTGCGATTGAACAGGGAGTTCCGGTGCCAAGCTTCTCAGCTGCGTTATCATACTATGACAGCTACCGGACAGAAACGCTTCCTGCCAACCTTATTCAGGCACAGCGCGACTACTTTGGAGCTCATACGTATCAGCGTACGGATAAAGAAGGGATCTTCCATACGGAATGGATGTCAAAATAA
- a CDS encoding MFS transporter, with the protein MSAITTEIPIEKNEHGLAHETKIVLLWSLTVWLVVMNTTMFNVALPSVLNDLSLSSGTASWIVSGYSIAFAISTLTYSRLSDFIPISKLLSIGLILLGISSIIGFFSNDFYMLLTARVLQAAGAGAVPGLAMVLAGKYIPISRRGKAMSLISSAASLGFGLGPVIGGAITQYFGWHYLFLITGFVILLLPLFQKLLPKEDAKQVHFDSFGGLLTGLGVTGLLLFLSTMSIPLLAGTIILLFILWRHVHKVDIPFVQPSLLRNRPYLKLAGVGFSAFIVHFSTLFLMPIILTVIFEKDPAAIGMIIFPGAILSAVAAQFIGRLIDKFGNLPLILFGHAALLISTVILVFFSGFSPYAILIAYMFMSTGFSSLTSSIANEATRILPKKEIGAGMGMTQLVQFFGGAFGVALSGLFIEWQQGLAPKLIYTNIFAGLSGLIICSLTVFLMYYLKSKKDFNQ; encoded by the coding sequence ATGTCAGCTATCACAACAGAAATACCTATTGAAAAAAATGAACATGGATTAGCCCACGAAACAAAGATTGTTTTGTTATGGAGCTTAACAGTCTGGCTTGTCGTAATGAACACGACAATGTTCAATGTAGCGCTGCCAAGTGTGTTAAATGACCTGAGCTTATCATCTGGAACAGCATCATGGATTGTATCCGGCTATTCGATTGCCTTTGCTATTTCCACTTTGACTTACAGCCGCTTATCTGATTTTATTCCGATATCAAAACTGCTTTCTATTGGGTTAATCCTGCTTGGAATCTCGTCCATCATCGGATTTTTCTCTAACGATTTTTATATGCTTTTAACTGCCCGTGTCCTGCAGGCTGCAGGTGCCGGGGCTGTTCCTGGTCTTGCAATGGTTCTTGCAGGGAAATACATTCCTATATCAAGAAGGGGAAAAGCTATGTCGCTTATTTCATCAGCTGCCTCTCTTGGTTTTGGTCTAGGTCCTGTTATAGGAGGAGCCATTACACAATATTTCGGCTGGCATTATCTTTTTTTAATTACGGGATTTGTCATCCTGCTTTTGCCGCTCTTTCAAAAACTCTTGCCGAAAGAAGATGCAAAGCAAGTCCACTTTGATTCTTTCGGAGGCTTGCTGACTGGACTTGGCGTTACTGGATTGCTGTTATTTTTATCAACGATGTCCATACCATTGCTTGCCGGCACAATCATTCTATTATTTATTCTCTGGAGACATGTGCATAAAGTCGACATACCGTTTGTCCAGCCGTCTCTTTTGCGTAATCGGCCATACTTGAAATTAGCCGGAGTCGGATTTTCTGCTTTTATTGTTCATTTCTCAACTCTGTTTTTAATGCCGATTATCCTGACAGTCATTTTTGAGAAAGATCCGGCTGCCATCGGAATGATTATCTTCCCGGGAGCTATTTTGTCTGCAGTCGCAGCTCAGTTTATTGGCCGTTTGATCGATAAGTTCGGAAATCTTCCGCTCATCTTATTTGGTCATGCAGCACTATTGATTTCAACCGTTATATTGGTCTTTTTCTCAGGCTTCTCACCTTATGCCATTTTAATTGCCTATATGTTTATGAGCACTGGTTTTTCAAGCTTAACATCAAGCATTGCAAATGAGGCAACCCGCATCCTGCCAAAAAAAGAAATTGGAGCGGGTATGGGGATGACACAGCTTGTGCAATTCTTTGGGGGAGCTTTCGGAGTTGCTCTCTCCGGGCTGTTTATTGAATGGCAGCAGGGACTTGCACCTAAGCTGATTTATACTAATATTTTTGCAGGGCTATCGGGACTAATTATATGCTCACTGACCGTTTTTCTTATGTATTATCTTAAAAGTAAAAAGGATTTCAACCAGTAG
- a CDS encoding histidine phosphatase family protein → MTKIIYAVRHCQAKGQAFDAELTNEGLAQALDLAEFFKGLEVDKIISSPFLRAIQTAAPLAEKKKLELHLDKRLSERVMSGKSMDDWKDRLKDTFDDLSLAFEGGESNQSGLEQVCSLLAEITAAKEKHTILVSHGNLTTLLLRSFDHSFGYDHLMSMSNPDVFKIILKHDGKADIQRIWS, encoded by the coding sequence ATGACTAAAATCATATATGCTGTTCGGCATTGTCAGGCGAAGGGTCAGGCATTTGATGCTGAGCTTACAAATGAAGGACTTGCCCAGGCTTTAGATCTTGCTGAGTTTTTTAAAGGACTTGAAGTTGACAAAATCATCTCAAGTCCCTTTCTCCGTGCCATTCAAACGGCAGCTCCGCTTGCCGAAAAGAAAAAGCTTGAACTGCACCTTGATAAGCGTTTATCCGAAAGAGTGATGAGCGGAAAGAGCATGGATGATTGGAAAGACAGGCTTAAGGATACATTTGACGATCTGTCTCTTGCATTTGAAGGAGGCGAGTCTAACCAATCGGGCTTGGAGCAGGTTTGTTCTCTTCTGGCCGAGATTACTGCTGCAAAAGAAAAACATACAATACTTGTCAGTCATGGAAATTTAACAACCTTGCTGCTGAGATCTTTTGATCATTCATTCGGATATGATCATTTGATGAGCATGTCGAATCCCGATGTGTTTAAAATTATTCTCAAGCACGATGGGAAAGCGGACATTCAGAGAATATGGAGTTGA
- the rnz gene encoding ribonuclease Z, translated as MDLLFLGTGAGMPAKARNVSSIALRLLEERKSVWLFDCGEATQHQILYTTIKPRKIEKIFITHMHGDHIFGLPGFLGSRSFQGGEEPLTIYGPAGIKEYVQSSLQLSFTHLKYPLEIVEIDEGLVFEDEQFTVAAKKLEHGVPSYGYRITEKDAPGMLLVDKLKEEGVGPGPVYKKLKDGETVYLEDGRVLSGADFLGAPKKGRVVAILGDTRTCPQILDLARNADMLVHEATFGEEDELLAYQYFHSSTTQAAAAALEANAKKLVLTHISARYQDDDKDTLLSEAASIFTNTSVAEDFSCFEVERAND; from the coding sequence TTGGATCTGCTGTTTTTAGGAACGGGTGCGGGAATGCCCGCAAAAGCAAGAAATGTCAGCTCAATCGCGCTGCGTCTTTTAGAGGAACGCAAATCCGTCTGGCTGTTTGACTGCGGGGAGGCAACGCAGCATCAAATTTTATATACTACAATAAAACCGAGGAAAATTGAAAAAATCTTTATAACACATATGCATGGTGATCATATATTCGGATTGCCGGGTTTTTTGGGGAGCCGTTCGTTTCAGGGAGGGGAAGAGCCTCTGACGATTTATGGTCCTGCCGGAATTAAAGAATATGTTCAGTCTTCTCTTCAGCTTAGTTTTACACATTTAAAATATCCGCTTGAAATCGTTGAAATTGACGAAGGTCTTGTTTTTGAAGATGAGCAATTTACTGTTGCGGCGAAGAAACTGGAACACGGCGTTCCTTCATACGGTTACCGGATTACTGAAAAGGATGCTCCGGGCATGCTCCTTGTGGACAAATTAAAAGAGGAAGGAGTAGGGCCGGGTCCTGTTTATAAAAAATTAAAAGATGGCGAAACCGTTTATTTAGAAGACGGCAGAGTGTTATCTGGCGCTGACTTTCTTGGAGCACCTAAAAAAGGAAGAGTTGTGGCAATATTAGGAGATACGAGAACATGTCCGCAAATTCTGGATCTTGCACGAAACGCAGACATGCTTGTCCATGAGGCGACGTTCGGTGAGGAAGATGAACTGCTTGCATACCAGTATTTTCATTCCTCAACAACCCAGGCTGCAGCAGCTGCTTTAGAAGCAAATGCAAAAAAACTGGTTCTGACTCACATTAGTGCCCGCTATCAGGATGATGATAAGGACACACTCTTAAGTGAAGCAGCCTCAATATTTACTAACACATCGGTTGCGGAGGATTTTTCATGTTTTGAAGTGGAGAGAGCAAATGACTAA
- the rpmG gene encoding 50S ribosomal protein L33, giving the protein MRVNVTLQCTETGDRNYITKKNKRNNPDRLELKKYSPRLKKVTLHRETK; this is encoded by the coding sequence ATGAGAGTGAACGTAACCCTGCAATGCACCGAGACTGGTGATCGCAATTACATAACAAAAAAGAACAAACGAAACAATCCAGACCGTCTGGAATTGAAAAAATATTCACCCAGACTTAAAAAAGTAACCCTGCACCGCGAAACAAAATAA